A single window of Pseudomonas benzenivorans DNA harbors:
- the ruvB gene encoding Holliday junction branch migration DNA helicase RuvB codes for MIEADRLITATPRDRDEQVDRAIRPLKLAEYIGQPSVREQMELFIQAAKGRAEALDHTLIFGPPGLGKTTLANIIAQEMGVSIKSTSGPVLERPGDLAALLTNLEPGDVLFVDEIHRLSPIVEEVLYPAMEDFQLDIMIGEGPAARSIKLDLPPFTLVGATTRAGMLTNPLRDRFGIVQRLEFYSVEDLATIVDRSAGILGLPIEAQGAFEIARRARGTPRIANRLLRRVRDFAEVRGKGEITRQIADLALNLLDVDERGFDHQDRRLLLTMIEKFDGGPVGVDSLAAAISEERHTIEDVLEPYLIQQGYMMRTPRGRVVTRHAYLHFGLNTPKRMGEAPVADLFEDGGP; via the coding sequence ATGATAGAAGCCGACCGCCTGATTACCGCCACCCCGCGTGACCGCGACGAACAGGTGGATCGTGCCATTCGCCCGTTGAAGCTGGCCGAGTACATTGGTCAGCCGAGTGTCCGCGAGCAGATGGAACTGTTCATTCAGGCGGCCAAAGGCCGTGCCGAGGCCCTCGATCACACCCTGATCTTCGGCCCGCCCGGTTTGGGCAAGACCACCTTGGCCAATATCATCGCCCAGGAAATGGGGGTGTCCATCAAGAGCACCTCCGGTCCGGTGCTGGAGCGTCCCGGTGATCTGGCGGCGCTGCTGACCAATCTCGAGCCGGGCGACGTGCTGTTCGTCGATGAAATCCATCGCCTGTCGCCCATCGTCGAGGAAGTGTTGTATCCGGCCATGGAGGACTTCCAGCTCGACATCATGATCGGTGAGGGGCCGGCGGCCCGCTCCATCAAGCTGGATCTGCCTCCGTTCACCCTGGTGGGGGCCACCACCCGGGCCGGCATGCTGACCAACCCGCTGCGCGACCGCTTCGGCATCGTCCAGCGCCTGGAGTTCTACAGCGTCGAGGACCTGGCGACCATTGTCGATCGCTCGGCCGGTATCCTCGGCCTGCCGATCGAGGCCCAGGGCGCCTTCGAAATCGCCCGCCGCGCCCGCGGTACGCCGCGTATCGCCAACCGCCTGCTGCGCCGCGTACGTGACTTCGCCGAGGTGCGGGGCAAGGGCGAGATCACCCGGCAGATCGCCGACCTGGCGCTCAACCTGCTCGACGTCGACGAGCGCGGCTTCGATCACCAGGATCGTCGCTTGCTGCTGACCATGATCGAGAAGTTCGACGGCGGCCCGGTCGGCGTCGATAGCCTGGCGGCGGCGATCAGTGAAGAGCGCCACACCATCGAGGACGTGCTGGAGCCCTACCTGATCCAGCAGGGCTATATGATGCGCACCCCGCGGGGGCGGGTGGTGACCCGTCACGCCTACCTGCACTTCGGCCTGAATACCCCGAAGCGGATGGGGGAGGCGCCGGTAGCGGACTTATTCGAGGACGGTGGCCCGTGA
- the ruvA gene encoding Holliday junction branch migration protein RuvA: MIGRLRGTLAEKQPPHVIVDVNGLGYELEVPMTTLYRLPAVGESLTLHTHLVVREDAHLLYGFFEKRERELFRELIRLNGVGPKLALALMSGLEVDELVRCVQAQDTSALVRVPGVGKKTAERLLVELKGRFKAWEAVPGMATLVVEPQGIGAVSSAENDAVSALISLGYKPQEASRAVSAVKEEGLSSEDMIRRALKGMI; encoded by the coding sequence GTGATCGGACGTTTGCGCGGCACCTTGGCGGAGAAACAGCCGCCGCACGTGATTGTGGATGTGAATGGCCTGGGCTACGAGCTGGAGGTGCCCATGACCACGCTGTACCGTCTGCCCGCGGTGGGGGAGTCGCTGACCCTGCACACCCACCTGGTGGTGCGCGAGGACGCCCACCTGCTCTACGGCTTCTTCGAGAAGCGCGAGCGCGAGCTGTTTCGCGAGCTGATCCGCCTCAACGGGGTCGGCCCGAAGCTGGCCCTGGCCTTGATGTCCGGCCTGGAGGTCGATGAGCTGGTGCGCTGCGTGCAGGCCCAGGACACCTCGGCCCTGGTCAGGGTGCCGGGCGTCGGCAAGAAAACCGCGGAGCGCCTGCTGGTGGAATTGAAGGGGCGCTTCAAGGCCTGGGAGGCCGTGCCGGGCATGGCGACCCTGGTGGTGGAACCTCAGGGCATCGGCGCAGTCTCAAGCGCGGAGAATGATGCGGTCAGCGCACTGATTTCCCTCGGCTACAAGCCGCAGGAGGCCAGTCGCGCGGTCTCGGCCGTCAAGGAAGAGGGGCTGAGCAGTGAAGATATGATCCGCCGTGCCCTCAAGGGCATGATCTAG
- the ruvC gene encoding crossover junction endodeoxyribonuclease RuvC, with translation MTLILGIDPGSRITGYGVVRDTGRSCEYVASGCIRTGSGALPERLQIVFRGVREVIESYGPVTMGIEQVFMARNADSALKLGQARGAAILAGVEAGLEVAEYTATQVKQAIAGSGGADKEQVQMMVMHLLKLVQKPQIDASDALAIALCHAHHRQSLIPHGLSGAKRRGGRLRL, from the coding sequence ATGACCCTGATCCTCGGCATCGATCCCGGCTCGCGCATCACCGGCTACGGGGTGGTGCGCGACACCGGGCGCAGTTGCGAATATGTCGCCTCCGGTTGTATCCGCACCGGCAGCGGAGCCTTGCCCGAGCGCTTGCAGATCGTGTTTCGCGGGGTGCGCGAGGTGATCGAGAGTTACGGTCCGGTGACCATGGGGATCGAGCAGGTGTTCATGGCGCGCAATGCCGACTCCGCGCTGAAGCTCGGTCAGGCAAGGGGCGCGGCGATCCTTGCCGGTGTCGAGGCCGGGCTGGAGGTGGCCGAGTACACCGCCACCCAGGTCAAGCAGGCGATTGCCGGCAGCGGCGGGGCGGACAAGGAGCAGGTGCAGATGATGGTCATGCACCTGCTCAAACTGGTGCAGAAGCCGCAGATAGATGCCTCGGACGCCCTGGCCATCGCCCTGTGCCATGCCCATCATCGGCAGAGCCTGATCCCCCACGGCCTGTCCGGGGCCAAGCGGCGCGGTGGGCGTCTTCGTTTGTAA